In Desulfovibrio inopinatus DSM 10711, the following are encoded in one genomic region:
- the gltX gene encoding glutamate--tRNA ligase, with amino-acid sequence MSQIVTRFAPSPTGHLHIGGARTAIFSWAYARKNGGKFVLRVEDTDQTRSDASMTQGILDSMTWLGLDYDGEAVYQSQRFDAHNAAVDKLLETGHAYYCTCSPDEVEAMREKARAEGRKPKYDGCCREKGLGPCEGAVVRLKAPLVGTTVFEDLVKGHIAVDNAELDDMILRRSDGTPTYNLAVVVDDHDMGITHVIRGDDHVNNTPKQVLIYQALGWDVPKFAHVPMILGPDKKKLSKRHGATSVMEYQKDGYLPEALVNYLVRLGWSYGDQEIFTKDELFEVFDIANLGSSPSVLSPEKLNWLNQHYIKESSVERLVGLLPEFLEEAGASAIDTDLLAKLIPELQARAITLKDMADKALFFFVDDFPVDEKPTKKLLKQDHDVIDERLRDLAEIFEEIDDFTKEPLEGAFHRYMDKHSLKFKDLGAPVRLSLSGQGGGIGLFEMMELLGKDKVVARLRGWKATLVK; translated from the coding sequence ATGTCTCAGATTGTCACCCGTTTCGCCCCCAGTCCCACGGGGCATTTGCATATTGGCGGCGCGCGCACCGCGATTTTCAGTTGGGCCTATGCCCGCAAGAACGGCGGCAAGTTCGTTCTTCGCGTGGAAGATACCGACCAGACCCGGTCCGATGCGTCCATGACGCAGGGCATTTTGGATAGCATGACCTGGCTGGGGTTGGATTATGACGGCGAAGCCGTCTACCAGAGCCAGCGGTTCGACGCCCATAATGCGGCTGTCGACAAATTGCTGGAAACCGGTCACGCCTATTACTGTACGTGCTCGCCCGACGAGGTGGAAGCCATGCGCGAAAAAGCGCGGGCTGAAGGCCGCAAGCCGAAATACGACGGCTGCTGTCGGGAAAAAGGCTTGGGACCGTGTGAAGGCGCGGTTGTTCGCCTGAAAGCACCGCTGGTGGGCACGACGGTATTTGAAGATTTGGTCAAAGGTCATATCGCCGTGGACAATGCCGAACTGGACGACATGATTCTGCGTCGTTCCGACGGCACGCCCACTTACAACCTGGCCGTTGTTGTCGATGACCATGATATGGGCATCACCCACGTTATCCGCGGTGACGACCATGTGAACAACACCCCGAAACAGGTCTTGATTTATCAGGCGTTGGGTTGGGATGTTCCCAAGTTTGCGCACGTGCCCATGATTTTGGGGCCGGACAAAAAGAAGTTGTCCAAACGCCACGGGGCCACGTCCGTGATGGAATACCAGAAAGACGGCTATTTGCCCGAAGCTCTGGTCAACTATCTGGTGCGTCTCGGATGGTCGTACGGGGATCAGGAAATTTTCACGAAAGACGAACTGTTCGAGGTGTTCGATATCGCCAACCTCGGCTCGTCGCCCAGCGTACTCAGCCCGGAAAAGCTGAACTGGCTCAACCAGCATTATATCAAAGAATCCTCGGTGGAACGCCTGGTCGGTCTGCTCCCCGAGTTCTTGGAAGAAGCTGGCGCCTCGGCAATCGATACCGATTTGCTCGCCAAACTCATCCCCGAGTTGCAAGCGCGAGCGATAACGCTGAAGGATATGGCCGACAAAGCCCTGTTCTTTTTCGTGGACGATTTCCCCGTGGACGAAAAGCCGACAAAGAAACTCCTCAAGCAGGATCACGACGTCATCGACGAACGCCTGCGCGACCTCGCCGAAATTTTCGAAGAGATCGACGACTTCACCAAAGAACCGCTGGAAGGCGCCTTCCATCGCTATATGGACAAACACTCCCTCAAATTCAAAGACCTCGGCGCCCCGGTCCGCCTCAGCCTCTCCGGCCAAGGCGGCGGCATCGGCCTGTTCGAAATGATGGAACTGTTGGGGAAAGACAAGGTCGTGGCGAGATTGAGAGGCTGGAAAGCGACGTTGGTGAAATAG
- a CDS encoding AbrB/MazE/SpoVT family DNA-binding domain-containing protein — MMYTTPLRHVDGAVMLVVPPTILDLLGLKAGSLVNIEVEGETLVVKATPRPLYTLDELLSQCDSNQDMTNEEMEWVGMKPVGRELVLMEGAGIVSAMLDCTIVIRLLKDDFLSVLINCPQLSHLLISRSRAYLAGRECRFYHMR; from the coding sequence ATGATGTATACAACACCTCTTCGGCACGTTGATGGTGCCGTTATGCTTGTCGTCCCCCCAACAATCCTGGATCTTCTTGGACTGAAAGCCGGGTCGCTCGTGAACATTGAAGTCGAGGGCGAGACGCTGGTTGTGAAGGCCACACCTCGTCCACTGTATACTTTGGATGAGTTACTGTCTCAATGCGATTCCAACCAGGATATGACGAATGAAGAGATGGAATGGGTGGGTATGAAGCCCGTCGGGAGGGAGTTGGTTTTGATGGAAGGTGCTGGCATTGTCAGTGCTATGCTTGATTGTACCATTGTCATAAGACTATTAAAAGATGACTTTCTGAGTGTTCTTATTAATTGTCCACAATTATCGCACCTTTTGATTTCACGAAGTCGAGCATATCTTGCGGGTAGGGAGTGCCGTTTCTATCACATGAGGTGA
- a CDS encoding NACHT domain-containing protein — translation MTKGYDVTAVTIREPKKLVFKKIKIDTFDLFKRLSKVTGSALTNNFGDVVLELIDLPQCLKQIKSPEEEGWLLLFTGFKNAAEKMVDESLEYYRTALPEQAENLEKTFRGVLKSSPFILDSDFLRNPSEHQAIQSAKQEFKRWLIDCGYHDYEANNMANRFPRYVVYALRNALAAQPDAYSALIEKLSTQTAIDTAYQTELQWQRYEESLIHEVHKPLFGETFCLKDIHIDLRAYWQEPIRAKGDDASDLQKDYNKHLVQLDDAIQNWLRVKDKQDCYRVICGDPGSGKSSYAKMLAYQLAKKKQQHVIFIPLHRIDASLNILSEIRRFLSDRDEDDVGIASDKDLVKDNPLIILDGLDELVHKGKSGQELANEFVHATLKECRERNENQCRMQILFTGRDLAIDACKGFKCHEAILHLLPYCLDDEKYRCLINNDNVSKKDQRREWWTAYGNLTGQNFSTFPSVLNRERLQEITAHPLLNYLVALSIKDDIQALEAIENIFDVYTMLMESVYERVWGKPHPTLNNIQELDQFFQFLEEVALIAWQDNDRKTTFKEIRERCPQKILQYIDQNLESIQDSQVAHLLTAFYFHSTEKLKDEERTIEFTHKSFLEYLVARKMERTIENISNKLTEDDDYTEDNVLEEWMNLFGCSALDKFIHQFIEERISKKNEESLKKWNSALCSTFQVFLKKDFPLEKTQKTYKQMERMSRNATINLLAARSTCAMAFDALGNEVSHDQYIEFDPSTPYALLKVVVKITQLHDFFPLKFLNHIHARKQDLLQTQLHFAIFYEADLTEANLNGANLMMANLRRADIGGAKLTQANLVMANLGGAKLGRAKLGRAKLEEAKLMLANLVGTDLREANLEGADLREAILGKIDFSEVNNLTGTQLTSCDRNGTPYPQDMLDFVKSKGAIIVDN, via the coding sequence ATGACGAAGGGGTATGACGTAACCGCGGTAACGATTCGGGAGCCGAAAAAACTCGTTTTTAAAAAGATAAAAATAGATACATTTGACCTTTTTAAACGCCTCTCAAAAGTCACAGGAAGCGCCTTAACCAATAACTTTGGTGACGTCGTGCTTGAACTCATTGATCTCCCGCAATGTCTAAAACAAATAAAGTCCCCAGAAGAGGAAGGTTGGCTTCTTCTTTTCACGGGTTTCAAAAATGCTGCAGAAAAAATGGTTGATGAAAGCCTGGAATACTACAGAACTGCATTACCTGAACAAGCTGAAAACTTAGAAAAAACATTTCGAGGAGTCCTCAAAAGCTCACCTTTCATTTTAGATTCCGATTTTCTTCGGAATCCATCCGAGCATCAAGCTATCCAATCAGCAAAACAGGAGTTCAAGCGCTGGCTCATTGATTGCGGTTACCATGATTATGAAGCCAACAACATGGCCAACCGCTTTCCTCGCTACGTTGTCTATGCCCTTCGCAACGCACTTGCGGCACAACCCGATGCCTATTCCGCGCTCATTGAAAAGTTATCCACGCAAACGGCAATAGACACAGCCTATCAGACAGAACTACAATGGCAGCGCTATGAAGAATCGCTCATTCACGAAGTCCATAAACCGCTTTTCGGGGAAACCTTTTGCCTGAAAGATATCCACATTGACTTGCGCGCCTATTGGCAAGAACCAATTCGTGCGAAGGGGGATGACGCTTCAGACTTACAAAAAGACTACAACAAACACCTTGTGCAACTTGATGACGCCATTCAAAACTGGCTCCGCGTTAAAGATAAACAGGACTGTTACCGCGTCATCTGTGGCGATCCCGGAAGCGGCAAATCTTCTTACGCCAAGATGTTGGCGTATCAACTTGCCAAAAAGAAACAACAGCACGTTATTTTCATCCCACTCCATCGAATTGACGCCTCGCTTAATATCCTTTCAGAAATACGACGATTTTTGTCCGATCGAGATGAGGACGACGTCGGTATCGCATCAGATAAAGACCTAGTAAAAGATAATCCACTCATCATCCTCGATGGTCTGGATGAATTGGTACATAAAGGCAAATCTGGGCAAGAGCTCGCCAACGAATTTGTCCATGCGACGTTAAAAGAGTGTAGAGAACGCAATGAAAATCAATGCCGCATGCAAATTCTCTTTACAGGGCGTGACCTTGCCATTGATGCATGCAAAGGCTTCAAATGCCATGAAGCCATCCTTCATCTTCTCCCCTACTGTCTTGATGACGAGAAATACAGATGCCTTATAAATAATGACAATGTATCCAAGAAAGACCAACGAAGAGAATGGTGGACAGCGTATGGCAATCTAACGGGCCAAAATTTCAGCACCTTCCCCAGCGTACTCAATCGGGAACGTCTTCAAGAAATCACAGCACATCCGTTACTCAATTATCTTGTTGCCTTGAGCATAAAAGATGACATCCAGGCGCTGGAAGCCATCGAAAATATATTTGATGTCTACACTATGCTCATGGAAAGCGTGTACGAACGTGTATGGGGAAAACCGCACCCAACATTAAACAATATACAAGAGCTAGACCAATTTTTCCAATTTCTTGAAGAAGTCGCCCTTATTGCCTGGCAAGACAATGACCGAAAGACGACATTCAAAGAAATACGCGAGCGCTGCCCACAAAAGATACTCCAGTATATTGATCAAAACCTGGAAAGCATCCAAGACTCGCAAGTCGCGCATCTCCTCACGGCATTTTATTTTCACAGCACCGAAAAGCTCAAAGATGAAGAACGCACCATTGAATTCACGCACAAAAGCTTCTTAGAGTATCTCGTTGCACGCAAAATGGAGAGGACCATTGAAAATATTTCAAATAAACTGACAGAGGACGATGACTATACCGAAGACAATGTTCTGGAAGAATGGATGAATCTGTTTGGATGTTCTGCTCTTGACAAATTTATACATCAATTCATTGAAGAACGAATAAGTAAAAAAAATGAAGAAAGTTTGAAAAAATGGAATTCCGCGCTCTGCTCCACCTTCCAAGTATTCCTCAAGAAAGACTTTCCCTTAGAGAAAACACAAAAAACATACAAACAAATGGAGAGAATGAGCAGAAATGCCACGATAAATTTGCTCGCCGCACGAAGTACGTGCGCCATGGCTTTCGATGCTTTGGGGAATGAAGTTTCTCATGATCAATATATAGAATTCGATCCGTCTACCCCTTATGCGCTACTCAAAGTTGTTGTAAAAATAACACAATTACACGATTTTTTCCCTTTGAAATTTCTCAATCATATTCATGCACGTAAGCAAGATCTACTTCAAACACAGCTTCACTTTGCCATTTTTTACGAAGCGGATCTCACGGAGGCAAATCTTAACGGAGCGAACCTCATGATGGCGAACCTCAGGAGAGCAGACATCGGGGGGGCAAAACTCACACAGGCGAACCTCGTGATGGCAAATCTCGGGGGGGCGAAACTCGGGAGGGCGAAACTCGGGAGGGCGAAACTCGAGGAGGCGAAACTCATGTTGGCGAACCTCGTGGGGACGGACCTTAGGGAGGCGAACCTAGAGGGGGCGGACCTCAGGGAGGCTATTCTCGGAAAGATAGACTTTTCCGAAGTAAACAATCTTACAGGTACTCAACTCACCTCATGTGATAGAAACGGCACTCCCTACCCGCAAGATATGCTCGACTTCGTGAAATCAAAAGGTGCGATAATTGTGGACAATTAA
- a CDS encoding DUF4344 domain-containing metallopeptidase, giving the protein MRHHHGDDHLSRYMVSLLFIGLFGLAANVDAGTIQFTPTDLGKTPWSTVLDEDRTFETFAEHVNSSYALPVNIALVVAPCAKINAFYDEEKKTIVFCRELLEYLYEEAGELTEESDYDQDAIFVDSVLFTLYHELGHALIDVCDIPITGREEDVADQISTWIVLNDVWEDDEDGISNALHAAKFFLLTAEEASLDIDDIPFWDTHSLDQQRYFNILCWTYGLDPDLTEEVLESDIDDVLDADRAEFCEDEYTMMDESLTRLLEQYFKE; this is encoded by the coding sequence ATGCGACATCATCATGGTGACGACCATCTATCTCGTTACATGGTTTCACTCCTCTTCATAGGATTGTTCGGACTCGCCGCAAACGTCGATGCGGGGACGATCCAGTTTACCCCAACCGATTTGGGCAAGACGCCGTGGAGTACAGTCCTTGACGAAGACCGGACATTTGAAACGTTTGCCGAACATGTCAACAGTTCCTATGCGTTGCCTGTGAATATTGCTCTCGTTGTTGCGCCGTGTGCAAAAATCAATGCATTTTATGATGAAGAAAAGAAGACAATCGTCTTTTGTCGGGAATTGCTGGAATATTTGTATGAAGAAGCAGGGGAACTGACCGAAGAAAGTGACTATGATCAGGATGCCATCTTTGTCGATTCGGTCTTGTTTACGCTGTATCATGAACTTGGGCATGCGCTGATCGATGTCTGTGACATTCCCATCACGGGGCGGGAAGAGGATGTTGCCGATCAGATATCGACATGGATTGTTCTTAATGATGTTTGGGAAGACGATGAAGATGGCATCAGCAACGCGTTGCATGCTGCAAAGTTCTTTTTATTGACGGCCGAAGAAGCATCATTGGATATTGACGACATCCCGTTTTGGGATACCCATTCTTTGGATCAACAACGCTATTTCAATATTCTCTGCTGGACATACGGTCTTGATCCCGATCTGACGGAAGAAGTGCTGGAATCGGATATTGATGACGTTTTGGACGCTGATCGTGCAGAGTTCTGTGAAGACGAATATACCATGATGGATGAGAGTCTGACGCGGCTGTTGGAGCAGTATTTCAAGGAGTAA
- a CDS encoding CgeB family protein produces the protein MSDDFSYTAIPVFHDTSPYELVDIRLVIDGRTRHLGGRHAAQREVSQVDSAAQSAYPIILLGSGLGHGMAHLLKTKPDRLIIVVDRETPILDLTGARRLKANNLIWIDDPDPFQAATLVRDTLGSALDRAHIIAQPAWLRLRPEYYPTVHHLLQAPAPSSLFQQVMNYPRFVGSYPKTLMIRSGYFLENEIERALARLGAPVVSVDLADRRTGSTAFVEALLETVAGFKPDFVLTINHIGVDPHGKLLDLLHRFRLPLASWFVDSPRLILHEHTELAQDATAIFTWDSDTLPWLEAKGFSRSVYLPLATDTTRFTPGPASPPPHPFATAVSFVGASMLSQAQDPLTDLCNQPNLAAHIQRVATCFAKSPAHDVPGILKTHFPDLFHQFNNATSRERLAFELAVTWNATRDYRLNCIWALLPFHPLIVGDAGWQELLPTRPRWHHHGPIDYYTELPELYRSSTINFNCTSLQMKNAVNQRVFDVPACGGCLLTDYRQQITRLFDPETELFLYTTPEEAAAKVKEMLHDKERREHIVKNARQRVLHEHDYTHRMIQLLQTMQRWFG, from the coding sequence GTGTCCGACGATTTCAGCTACACGGCAATTCCAGTCTTTCATGATACCTCGCCATATGAACTTGTCGATATCCGGCTTGTCATCGACGGTCGGACGCGCCATCTCGGCGGACGGCATGCCGCACAACGTGAAGTCAGTCAGGTCGATAGTGCGGCGCAAAGTGCCTATCCCATTATTCTCCTCGGGAGTGGACTCGGTCATGGCATGGCTCATCTCCTCAAAACGAAACCAGACCGCCTGATTATTGTTGTCGATCGAGAAACTCCTATTCTCGACCTTACCGGCGCACGCCGGCTCAAGGCCAACAATCTCATCTGGATTGACGATCCCGACCCGTTCCAGGCCGCGACCTTGGTTCGTGATACTCTCGGCAGTGCACTGGATCGTGCTCATATTATCGCCCAGCCAGCATGGTTGCGTCTCCGGCCAGAATATTATCCCACAGTACACCATCTTCTCCAAGCTCCAGCTCCGTCGTCGCTTTTTCAACAGGTAATGAATTATCCACGGTTTGTCGGGTCATATCCGAAAACCCTCATGATCCGCTCCGGATACTTTCTTGAAAACGAGATTGAACGTGCTCTGGCCCGACTTGGAGCACCGGTGGTATCCGTGGACCTGGCTGACCGCCGAACCGGGAGCACGGCATTTGTAGAGGCCTTGCTTGAGACGGTTGCAGGTTTCAAACCCGATTTTGTACTGACCATCAATCATATCGGGGTGGACCCACACGGCAAGCTTCTCGACCTTCTTCATCGTTTCCGTTTACCCTTGGCATCATGGTTCGTGGACAGCCCGCGCTTGATTCTGCACGAACACACCGAGCTGGCACAGGACGCAACGGCCATTTTCACCTGGGATAGCGACACCCTGCCCTGGCTGGAAGCCAAAGGCTTTTCGCGTAGCGTATATCTTCCCTTAGCCACGGATACAACGCGTTTTACACCTGGCCCAGCCTCTCCTCCTCCACACCCATTTGCGACAGCCGTCAGTTTTGTCGGTGCCTCCATGCTCAGCCAAGCACAAGATCCTTTAACCGACTTGTGCAACCAACCGAATTTAGCTGCGCATATTCAACGCGTTGCGACCTGTTTCGCAAAAAGTCCCGCCCACGATGTTCCTGGCATCCTCAAAACGCATTTCCCTGATCTTTTCCACCAATTTAATAACGCCACTTCTCGTGAACGCCTTGCATTTGAACTCGCCGTGACATGGAATGCAACCCGAGACTATCGGCTCAACTGCATCTGGGCGCTCTTGCCGTTTCACCCGCTTATTGTCGGTGACGCAGGCTGGCAAGAACTTCTTCCAACAAGGCCTCGTTGGCACCACCACGGCCCAATCGATTACTATACGGAACTCCCAGAGCTGTATCGATCGTCTACCATCAATTTCAATTGCACCAGCCTGCAAATGAAAAATGCCGTCAATCAACGTGTATTCGATGTCCCCGCCTGCGGAGGGTGCCTGCTCACTGATTATCGCCAACAAATCACCCGCCTCTTTGACCCTGAAACCGAACTGTTCCTCTACACGACGCCGGAAGAGGCCGCAGCCAAGGTGAAAGAAATGCTCCACGATAAAGAACGACGCGAACACATCGTGAAAAATGCTCGGCAACGCGTGTTGCACGAGCATGATTATACGCATCGCATGATCCAGCTTCTTCAGACAATGCAACGATGGTTCGGTTGA
- a CDS encoding toxin-antitoxin system YwqK family antitoxin — protein MGFYRIIARHFRFFAATCGMIGMTILPVFLAYSQSAQSDQQQENTESRLQSTTSAPEQHENAPNIDTEQNQDDVQEQSNGHEDQPEIVERDGVYYKKGEETPFTGVLERRRKDGLPRLEERYEHGRIIRMRQWHPNGKLAEETAVSGDTWTLRLWNEDGILEQETNVVVKDKKKVSESSKLWHENGQLKLEIHFAGEKLDGVVREYAKDGTLIKHEIYSQGKLVTKIK, from the coding sequence ATGGGATTTTATAGAATAATCGCTCGCCACTTTCGCTTTTTTGCGGCCACCTGTGGGATGATCGGCATGACCATTCTTCCCGTCTTTTTGGCCTATTCCCAATCGGCCCAGTCGGATCAACAGCAAGAAAATACGGAATCTCGCCTGCAATCCACCACATCGGCGCCGGAACAACACGAGAATGCCCCGAACATCGACACGGAGCAGAATCAGGACGATGTCCAGGAACAGTCGAACGGCCATGAGGACCAGCCGGAAATCGTTGAGCGTGACGGTGTGTATTACAAGAAAGGCGAAGAAACGCCATTTACCGGTGTTTTGGAACGACGGCGTAAAGACGGCCTTCCCCGACTTGAAGAACGGTATGAACATGGCCGTATCATTCGCATGCGGCAATGGCACCCAAACGGCAAGCTTGCCGAAGAAACCGCCGTTTCAGGCGATACGTGGACGCTTCGACTCTGGAATGAAGATGGCATTCTGGAGCAAGAGACGAACGTTGTTGTGAAAGACAAGAAAAAGGTCTCGGAATCAAGTAAACTCTGGCATGAAAACGGGCAGCTCAAACTGGAAATCCATTTTGCCGGGGAGAAGCTCGACGGCGTCGTCCGCGAGTACGCCAAAGACGGTACGCTCATCAAACATGAAATTTATTCCCAAGGTAAACTCGTCACCAAAATCAAGTAA
- a CDS encoding MBL fold metallo-hydrolase, whose amino-acid sequence MFVGVGEAFDECLPNTSLLISGQTSAGQRLALVDCGFTAAASLFRFAGDAISHDLDLVFLSHFHGDHFLGLPFLLVRMWEAGRIRPLTIVGSTDIKEKTLAACELAYPGIVDRFAFAMQFVMCEPGNPQEVCDMRLETARTGHRAPCLALRIEDDTASLFYSGDGNPTQETEKLAHAVDVVVHEAYGMSPGTPGHCSLSESIDFARSVCAKSLALVHIGRENRRHHMTEIVHCLASVSDFWGCVPCPGECLTIPFAPCNLQ is encoded by the coding sequence TTGTTTGTCGGTGTTGGTGAAGCGTTTGACGAATGTCTTCCCAACACTTCATTGCTGATTTCCGGTCAAACATCTGCTGGACAGCGTCTGGCGCTTGTCGATTGCGGTTTTACTGCTGCTGCCAGTCTGTTTCGTTTTGCCGGTGATGCAATATCGCATGATCTTGATCTCGTCTTTCTTTCCCACTTTCATGGCGATCATTTCTTGGGGTTGCCGTTTTTGCTTGTGCGCATGTGGGAAGCTGGGCGAATACGCCCTTTGACCATTGTCGGCAGCACCGACATAAAAGAAAAAACTCTGGCGGCATGTGAGTTAGCATATCCTGGGATCGTTGACCGGTTTGCATTTGCAATGCAATTTGTGATGTGTGAGCCGGGGAACCCTCAGGAGGTATGCGATATGCGGTTGGAGACAGCCCGAACCGGTCATCGTGCCCCGTGTTTAGCCTTGCGAATTGAAGACGATACGGCTTCGCTTTTTTATAGTGGGGACGGAAACCCCACTCAAGAAACAGAGAAACTCGCTCACGCCGTTGATGTCGTTGTGCATGAAGCATATGGTATGTCTCCGGGTACTCCGGGGCATTGTAGCCTCTCCGAAAGTATTGACTTTGCTCGCAGTGTTTGCGCTAAATCTCTGGCGCTTGTTCATATCGGGAGAGAAAATCGACGTCATCATATGACGGAAATTGTGCACTGTCTTGCCTCCGTTTCCGATTTTTGGGGATGTGTTCCGTGTCCCGGTGAATGTTTGACGATTCCTTTTGCGCCTTGCAATTTGCAGTAA
- a CDS encoding hybrid sensor histidine kinase/response regulator: MEHIARRRILLFADNDVAKRFHHFGVEVVCAASFTQAMTLLDEQHFDAIMIDPHAQVLAKCEDPFRSVVEHGQGTPLLVLSSEDDKDSPRRALQAGAIAIFNMDRLDPAVLGRFFGLDAQTEQQAKRLLVNNRKLRREIYQRQAVESALRKTEERYRAIFENAPIGIFRAYILGGFEQANPALAAMFGYDSVDDFVTSVIDVGSDTYCDVSLRNTIIECSLRAPGKVIVREVEYKRKDGSTFLGSLRIRTVPTPMGPPYLVEGTIEDLTERRKTENALRRTELKYRELVENLRVGVYSATADMPGRFLTVNPAMAHLFGYGSAEELAAVSPTSLYVAEADRLDFLDQLHRCGSVRHNEMRMRKKNGEIFWTARSVTANVNENGDIVSMDGMVEDISARKQTEDALRKARDNAEEASRLKSDFLSLVSHELRTPLTSILGFTKVLSRKLEHPAYTISSAPPPYKDLLASSAKGLFIIQSEAHRLTGLINDVMDLAQLEAGSIVWDMEQIDMQSVLQHSVNTHKHDFEKKSIALNLIMPSSLPKVNGDAKRLEQVVSNLLSNALKFTDKGSVSVTASVLGSKMLVSVADSGIGIESGSREDIFDAFKQLGDTLTDKPRGTGLGLALCRAIVEHHGGALDVTSMPGLGSVFTFCLPVET; this comes from the coding sequence ATGGAACACATTGCTCGAAGACGCATTCTCCTTTTCGCTGATAATGATGTCGCCAAGCGATTTCACCACTTCGGGGTGGAAGTCGTCTGTGCTGCGTCATTTACTCAAGCGATGACCCTCCTTGATGAACAGCATTTTGATGCTATTATGATTGATCCGCACGCTCAGGTGCTTGCCAAATGCGAAGATCCTTTTCGGAGTGTCGTCGAACATGGGCAGGGAACACCGCTGCTTGTGCTTTCCAGTGAAGATGACAAGGACAGTCCACGCCGCGCCTTGCAAGCTGGTGCAATTGCCATTTTCAACATGGATCGACTCGATCCGGCGGTTTTGGGCCGATTTTTTGGTCTTGATGCGCAAACCGAGCAACAAGCCAAGCGGCTCTTGGTGAATAATCGCAAGCTACGCCGGGAAATTTACCAACGACAAGCTGTCGAATCGGCATTACGTAAGACTGAGGAAAGATATCGAGCAATCTTCGAGAATGCTCCGATAGGAATTTTTCGTGCGTATATACTGGGCGGCTTTGAGCAAGCCAATCCGGCCTTGGCCGCGATGTTTGGATATGATTCGGTCGATGATTTTGTGACGTCCGTGATTGATGTCGGTTCTGATACGTATTGTGATGTTTCATTACGCAATACGATTATTGAGTGTTCCCTCCGCGCGCCGGGAAAAGTGATTGTCCGCGAAGTAGAATATAAACGGAAAGATGGTTCGACGTTTCTCGGTTCTTTGCGTATCCGAACAGTACCGACCCCCATGGGGCCCCCGTATTTGGTCGAAGGAACGATCGAGGATCTGACCGAGCGACGTAAAACGGAAAATGCGTTGCGTCGAACGGAGCTCAAGTATCGAGAGCTTGTGGAGAATCTGCGTGTAGGTGTCTATAGCGCCACGGCAGATATGCCGGGGCGTTTTTTGACCGTGAACCCGGCTATGGCTCATCTTTTTGGCTACGGGTCGGCGGAAGAATTAGCAGCGGTCTCGCCGACATCCTTGTATGTTGCAGAAGCGGATCGGCTTGATTTCCTTGACCAGCTTCATCGTTGTGGGAGCGTACGCCATAATGAAATGCGAATGCGCAAGAAGAATGGGGAAATCTTTTGGACAGCGCGGAGTGTGACGGCCAATGTGAATGAAAACGGTGATATTGTTAGTATGGATGGCATGGTGGAAGACATTAGTGCACGCAAACAAACTGAAGATGCCTTGCGCAAGGCTCGTGACAATGCGGAAGAGGCAAGTCGTCTTAAATCCGATTTTTTGAGTCTCGTTTCCCATGAATTGCGTACGCCGCTTACATCCATCCTTGGCTTTACCAAAGTTTTATCAAGAAAACTTGAACACCCTGCTTATACGATATCATCTGCTCCCCCTCCCTACAAAGACCTGTTGGCCTCAAGTGCGAAAGGGCTTTTCATTATCCAGTCAGAAGCCCATCGTCTGACAGGCTTAATTAATGATGTCATGGATTTAGCTCAGCTTGAAGCCGGGAGTATCGTATGGGATATGGAACAGATCGATATGCAAAGCGTTTTGCAACACAGTGTTAATACGCATAAGCATGATTTTGAAAAGAAGAGTATTGCGCTGAATCTCATCATGCCATCTTCCTTGCCGAAGGTGAACGGTGATGCCAAACGTCTTGAGCAGGTTGTATCGAACCTCCTTTCCAATGCACTCAAATTTACGGACAAGGGCAGTGTGAGCGTGACGGCAAGTGTTCTTGGGAGCAAGATGCTTGTCAGTGTCGCCGACAGCGGAATTGGGATAGAGAGCGGGTCGAGAGAAGATATTTTTGATGCGTTTAAACAGCTCGGTGATACCTTGACGGACAAACCCCGTGGAACCGGGCTTGGTTTGGCGTTGTGCCGTGCAATCGTTGAGCATCATGGAGGGGCACTTGATGTAACAAGCATGCCTGGGTTGGGCAGTGTTTTTACCTTTTGTTTGCCCGTGGAAACGTAA